A segment of the bacterium genome:
TGAGGACTTTAATGCATCAAAATCATTAAACGGGACATAAGAGAAACCAGCGGGTAATGGTTCAAATGGTTTGCTGTACTTTGGCTGCCCTGTCATCGTTACTGTGGCGAGAGTCCTCCCATGGAAAGAGTTTTCCATAGAGATTATTTTATATTTTCCTTTTCCTTTCCCGTAGAGCCGTGTGAGTTTGATTGCTGCTTCATTGGCTTCTGCCCCACTATTACAGAAGAATACCTTACCTCCAAACGAGAGTTCAGATAACTTTCTGGCAAGATTTCCCTGCCAGGGATGATAATGATTATTCGCTATATGGATGAGTTTTTCTGCCTGACTTTTTATTGCTTCAACAACAGAAGGGTAGCAGTGTCCAAGTCCTGAAACACCCCATCCAGGGAAAAAGTCAAGATACTTCTTCCCTTCTATATCCCAGAGATAACTCCCGTACCCCTTTACAAAAACAATTCCACTCCTCGTATAAGACCCTATAACATAATTCTGATAGTTTTGTAGGGCCTCTTCCTTTTTTATCTTCATCTTACTATTCAAGGATTTCTGTCCCTACCCCTAAATCTGTAAAGACCTCCAGAATAATAGAATTAGGGATGCTCCCGTTTATTATATGAACCTTTTTAACTCCTTTGCTAATAGCAGAGACACCCGCTTTAACTTTCGGTAACATTCCACCTTTAATAACATTCTGTTCTATAAGGTCTTCCGCTTCATTAATATGTAGAACAGATATCAGGGTATCAGGGTTCTCAGGATTTCTCATTACTCCTGCAACATCAGTGATAAAGATAAGTTTTTCTGCTTTAAGTGCTTCCGCTACAGCAAAGGCAACAGAGTCCCCATTAACATTGTATAAATTCCCATCTTCTCCTGATATTAAAGGTGCCATAACCAGAACTCTGTTTTCTTCAAGTTTGCTGTTTATATATTCTGGTTTAATCTCAGCAACCTGCCCTACAAAACCGAGGTCTATTACCTCCGCTCCTTTTTGATAATGTATTTTTTTTGCTGTTATAAATCCCTCTTCTGGTAAAAGATTATCTGCCTTAACATCTAATTTTTCCTTCAGATGTTTTACTATACTATCTCTTACTTCAAAAAGCACATCCTTTACTATCTGGAGGGTTTCTTTATCTGTTACCCTTAATCCATCTATAAAGAGCGGTTTCTTTCCTCTTTTTTCAATCTCTTCGGTTATAAAGGGACCTCCTCCACAGACCACAATCACTTTAATTCCTACAACTTCAAGGAATGCGATATTTTTCATTATATTTTCTGCTACATTTGGTATCCTTAAAATACTTCCACCTACCTTAATAACAAATATATTATCCCTGTACTGCTTTATATAAGGATATGCCTCTATCAAAATCTCTGCTTTTTTTATTATTCCCTCTTCCACTTTTTCACTCCTTGTTAAATATAATAATTGCCTATTCTATCACAATTCTGGTTTTTAGTGAATAGCAGGATGACTACCTTACGAGAATCTCATATATCTGTCTGTATTTATTCACTGTCATCTGAACAACATCATCAGGTAATGATGGTGGTGTAGAGTTTCTGTCCCAGTCAGTTGAAAGAAGATAGTCCCTTATATATTGTTTATCTAAACTGTCCTGAGATGTTCCAGGTTTGTATTTCTCTCTTTCCCAGAAACGGGAAGAGTCAGGAGTAAAGACCTCATCTATAAGAATAACTTTCCCATTATCAATCCCAAACTCAAACTTCGTATCTGCAATAATAATCCCTTTGTTTTCAGCATAGATAGATGCTTTTTTATAAAGTGCAATAGATTTTTCTTTAAGTAGATGGGCAATCTCTTCTCCCACTCTTTCTGCCATCTCTGAAAAGTCAATGTTTATGTCATGCTTGCCTTTTTCTTCTTTTGTAGCAGGTGTAAAGATGGGTTCAGGCAGCTTCTCTGATTCTTTCAGGCCTGGAGGCAGCCCTATCCCGCATACCTTCCCTGTTTCTCTGTATTCCTTCCATCCACTACCTGCAAGGTATCCCCTCACCACACACTCAATAGGAACTTTTTTTACCTTTTTTACAATAACAGACCTATCTTTAAGAAATGAATATTGTTTAAATACAGCAGGGAAATTTTCAAATCTGTGTTCTACAATGTGGTTATCTATGATATCCTTAAGATAATCAAACCAGAAGATGGACATCTGTGTAAGGATTATTCCTTTTTCAGGTACAGGTGTGGGAAGAATATAGTCAAAAGCGGAAATTCTGTCTGTTGCTACCATAAGCATATTTCCCTCATCAATATCAAAAAGTTCTCTTACCTTACCTGAATAAAGTTTATTTACTCCAGAAATCTCAATGTCATAAATAGGCCTTTCCATTATCCCTCCTTTTTTGAATATGATGCTGACTGTTTAGCATTTTCCCATACAGTTATTTTTTTTACTTTTACGGAATAATCTTTCAGTGCTTCTGTCATTTTCTCGTATATATAAAGGCAGATGTTTTCAGATGTAGGGTTTCTCTTTCTGAAAAAGGGTATGGCATTTAAGTCCCTGTGGTCTAAAATACCTAAAACATCTTTTAATTTATTCTTCAAAAGACAGAAGTCAATAAGTAAACCATCCTTATCAAGATTCTCACCACTAACACAAACCTCCACTTTCCAGTTATGTCCGTGAATCCTTTCACATTTACCTTTATAATTTCTAAGGTGATGTGCAGAAGAGAAGAAGTCCCAGACCCTTATTTCATATGTTCCTTTTCTCATATTATATCTCTGAATTTAAGATAGTCAAGTAGTCCCTTTGCCAGTGCTTCAGCGATTGCCTGTCTTACTTCAGCATCTTTAAGATTCCATTCTACATTAGGATTACATATGAATCCTATCTCAGTTAAAATAGCAGGCATAGGGGTATATCTCAAGACATAAAATCCTCTTCTTTTAGTTCCTCTATCAGGTGTAAGCAACCTTTCAGCAAGTCGTTCCTGAACGAAGTCCGCTAATATCCTGCTTTCATCTACTGCACTTGTAGTATTGAGGTCCTCAAGTATTTGTAACAGGGGCGATTCCCTTTCAGTACCTTCGTCCAGTATCTCTGTGTTGTTAGAAGATGGAAGAAAAACAATATCTTCCTTTACCCCTGAATAGTATGTTTCAAAACCATCTGCGTCAGGTCTTCTTTCTCTTGAGGAGTTTGTATGGATACTGAAAAATACATCTGCATTTATATCCTTTGCCATCTGGACCCTCTCCATAAGAGAAACATCAATATCGTCTTCCCTCGTCATATAGATTTTGACTCCAGGATTTTTTCTTAACTCTTTATTAAGATACTCTTTTATCCTTTTTGCAATATCCAGATTTACTGCTTTTTCTTTTAGTCCATAATAACCAACCGCTCCATCATCTTTTCCACCATGCCCTGGGTCTATAAGTACAATGAAATCTCTGTCTCTAATTTTTTTAACTACCTGTTCTTCCTTCAAAGAATTGGTTTTTGACACCTTAGGTGCTATGCTGATACCAGAAAGGATACTGTTGAAGTCATCTACAGGGATAAGAACTTCTCCTTCAACCTCTTTAACAGGAACGCCTAAATATTCTACTTTTTTATCAATAATGACCTGGTTACTGTTGACTTTAAATTTTATCTCTATATCCTGGTGTTTTATAAAAATTCTGTCTTCTACCCTACCCCAGGAGTCCTCACCTCCGATGATTTTCAATAAACTCTTAAGGGATATATAAGATGTATTTTCTATAAGATATGTAGGTATCTTTCTCTCTTTTATCTCTTCGCGGATATTAAGGGCAAAACAAAAGGAAGGAATAAAAATTATAAAAAATATTACTTTTATTATTTTTTTTTTAAACATCATCCCCTTTTCTTTCCTTTTTCCCTTTATCTCACCTTAATCCTCTCTCTGGATGGAGAGATGGTCTGTGTGATGATATAGTGGAGGCGGCGGGTACTGCCCCCGCGTCCTCGCTTCGCTCTTCAGGAGGGGGTTCTTCCCCCTTCCTGATATAGTCCTCCCCCCACTACGAAATACGCAGGGGACAGTATTTTCCCCTGCACCCCTTTGCTGTCCGCGGGCAGGACTTCTAAACTCCATAAATGTCAAACAAACTTACCTATATCTATCCTCGTGGAGGCGGCGGGTACTGCCCCCGCGTCCAGAAAGGGTATTGATAAGGTATCTACCTGTGTAGTCCAGAGTTTTCTTCTTAAGAAGGTATCCATCTCCAGACCCCGTATACCTTCCGCAACCTTTTTGTTAATCCCTTTCAGGGAAAAAGATTAACCCTGAAAAGAATTCCCTGTTTACCGGCCTGTTCCACAAGAAGCAGGGAACTCCTTTATGGACAGGTGACTGCATTATTATGCAG
Coding sequences within it:
- the argB gene encoding acetylglutamate kinase, yielding MEEGIIKKAEILIEAYPYIKQYRDNIFVIKVGGSILRIPNVAENIMKNIAFLEVVGIKVIVVCGGGPFITEEIEKRGKKPLFIDGLRVTDKETLQIVKDVLFEVRDSIVKHLKEKLDVKADNLLPEEGFITAKKIHYQKGAEVIDLGFVGQVAEIKPEYINSKLEENRVLVMAPLISGEDGNLYNVNGDSVAFAVAEALKAEKLIFITDVAGVMRNPENPDTLISVLHINEAEDLIEQNVIKGGMLPKVKAGVSAISKGVKKVHIINGSIPNSIILEVFTDLGVGTEILE
- a CDS encoding phosphoribosylaminoimidazolesuccinocarboxamide synthase; the protein is MERPIYDIEISGVNKLYSGKVRELFDIDEGNMLMVATDRISAFDYILPTPVPEKGIILTQMSIFWFDYLKDIIDNHIVEHRFENFPAVFKQYSFLKDRSVIVKKVKKVPIECVVRGYLAGSGWKEYRETGKVCGIGLPPGLKESEKLPEPIFTPATKEEKGKHDINIDFSEMAERVGEEIAHLLKEKSIALYKKASIYAENKGIIIADTKFEFGIDNGKVILIDEVFTPDSSRFWEREKYKPGTSQDSLDKQYIRDYLLSTDWDRNSTPPSLPDDVVQMTVNKYRQIYEILVR
- the queD gene encoding 6-carboxytetrahydropterin synthase QueD, whose protein sequence is MRKGTYEIRVWDFFSSAHHLRNYKGKCERIHGHNWKVEVCVSGENLDKDGLLIDFCLLKNKLKDVLGILDHRDLNAIPFFRKRNPTSENICLYIYEKMTEALKDYSVKVKKITVWENAKQSASYSKKEG
- a CDS encoding N-acetylmuramoyl-L-alanine amidase — protein: MFKKKIIKVIFFIIFIPSFCFALNIREEIKERKIPTYLIENTSYISLKSLLKIIGGEDSWGRVEDRIFIKHQDIEIKFKVNSNQVIIDKKVEYLGVPVKEVEGEVLIPVDDFNSILSGISIAPKVSKTNSLKEEQVVKKIRDRDFIVLIDPGHGGKDDGAVGYYGLKEKAVNLDIAKRIKEYLNKELRKNPGVKIYMTREDDIDVSLMERVQMAKDINADVFFSIHTNSSRERRPDADGFETYYSGVKEDIVFLPSSNNTEILDEGTERESPLLQILEDLNTTSAVDESRILADFVQERLAERLLTPDRGTKRRGFYVLRYTPMPAILTEIGFICNPNVEWNLKDAEVRQAIAEALAKGLLDYLKFRDII